From the genome of Virgibacillus siamensis, one region includes:
- a CDS encoding SDR family NAD(P)-dependent oxidoreductase, producing the protein MTFENKTFVVAGAAGGMGKAIVTKLLDAQANVAGCDLHVDNLADLKENNRFKAIKGDLLDEKKVRDVFAEIAAHFGGIDGIVNAAGIAQSATPIEEVNLEKWKSIMDINMTMTFLTCREATPYLKRNGKGTIVNIGSVSTTRPRPGLQSYVASKGAVESFSKALALELASDKIRVNVLHPGPCDTSMLEQFAGEGADVDEVKEQVFKQSVPMGELITPMDIAKSAKFLLSDDADMVTGSVFHVDGGRSV; encoded by the coding sequence ATGACGTTCGAAAACAAAACCTTTGTTGTTGCAGGAGCAGCCGGGGGCATGGGAAAAGCGATTGTTACCAAACTATTGGATGCACAGGCAAATGTAGCCGGCTGTGATCTGCATGTAGATAATTTAGCTGATTTGAAAGAAAATAATAGATTTAAGGCGATCAAAGGAGATTTATTGGATGAAAAGAAGGTGCGCGATGTCTTTGCGGAAATCGCAGCCCACTTTGGCGGAATTGATGGAATTGTCAATGCAGCTGGTATTGCCCAAAGTGCTACCCCCATTGAAGAAGTAAACTTGGAAAAATGGAAAAGCATTATGGATATAAATATGACCATGACATTTTTGACCTGCCGGGAAGCAACACCTTATCTGAAAAGAAACGGTAAAGGAACGATTGTAAACATCGGTTCTGTTTCGACCACCAGACCAAGACCGGGATTACAATCGTATGTTGCATCAAAAGGGGCGGTTGAATCATTCTCGAAGGCATTGGCTTTGGAATTGGCCTCCGACAAAATCAGGGTAAATGTATTGCACCCGGGCCCGTGTGACACATCCATGCTGGAACAATTTGCCGGAGAGGGTGCAGATGTGGATGAAGTGAAGGAACAAGTATTTAAACAAAGCGTTCCTATGGGAGAGCTAATCACCCCAATGGATATTGCAAAGTCAGCCAAATTCCTGCTTTCGGATGACGCTGACATGGTTACAGGCAGTGTATTTCATGTAGACGGGGGCAGGAGCGTTTGA
- a CDS encoding FadR/GntR family transcriptional regulator, translating into MESIFNSLNTTTNRSTEIVNQIKSNLLDGTLKPGDKLPTEAELTEQFGVSRTPLREAIKVLESIGVITIKRGSGMFITNNLSHFSLNPLVFSLIMHSQNLDKLIEFRQHFEVMMIHVIKSNWSREKINRIEEVYNYQVKTLHPDLPPKRLAEIDLEFHYAVLEATENALIIEIGKTIYELYKPKMIQSKQSGSIDKTLKAHKMYLDTLREKDTPLEESEIEEMIRFNREWLIGE; encoded by the coding sequence ATGGAAAGCATATTCAATTCATTAAATACAACAACAAACCGATCAACAGAAATAGTGAATCAAATAAAATCCAATTTGCTGGACGGTACACTAAAACCAGGAGATAAGCTGCCGACTGAAGCAGAACTGACCGAACAATTCGGGGTCAGCCGAACCCCCTTAAGGGAAGCTATTAAAGTCCTCGAATCTATTGGTGTCATTACAATAAAAAGAGGTTCAGGCATGTTTATCACCAATAACCTGTCCCATTTCTCTTTGAATCCGCTTGTATTCAGCTTAATCATGCATAGCCAAAACCTGGATAAATTAATTGAGTTTAGACAGCACTTTGAAGTTATGATGATCCACGTCATCAAGTCCAATTGGTCCAGAGAAAAAATTAACCGAATAGAAGAGGTATATAACTATCAGGTTAAAACATTACACCCCGATTTACCTCCCAAACGATTGGCAGAGATAGATTTAGAGTTTCACTATGCTGTACTGGAAGCAACAGAAAATGCATTAATCATTGAAATTGGAAAAACAATTTATGAACTCTATAAACCGAAAATGATCCAATCAAAACAATCTGGCAGTATAGATAAAACATTAAAAGCACATAAAATGTATTTGGATACACTCCGTGAGAAGGATACGCCATTAGAGGAATCAGAAATAGAAGAAATGATTCGGTTTAACCGGGAATGGTTAATTGGGGAGTAG
- a CDS encoding carbon starvation CstA family protein — translation MVTFLVSIALLIIGYLTYGKFVEKVFGANTNRKTPAFSMADDVDYLPMNSKKNSLIQLLNIAGVGPIFGPIMGALYGPVAFLWIVAGAIFAGGVHDYLTGMISLRNKGAHLPELAGKFLGKGMKHVVNAFSVLLLLLTGTVFVTAPATLLHGLTSNWLGMGLIVFAIFMYYILATILPIDKIIGKVYPIFGALLLISAAGVGIGLVVTGAPIPEINLTNMHPDNAPIFPLLFLTISCGALSGFHATQSPIISRTTENESQGRKIFYGMMIAEAIIAMIWAAAAMSMFGGNELNEILATGGPAAIVSEVSISMLGAIGGTLAILGIIVLPITSGDTSFRGLRMIVADYFNISQKKVINRILVMLPFFVISFVLTKVDFTLLWRYFSWANQSTAMIALWVGAMYLLLAKKNYWISFIPATFITMATMSYILYAEIGFGLQIKTANIAAAVITVIVIGLFYFSAQKQLKKNIILDDGMDKAA, via the coding sequence ATGGTAACTTTTTTGGTTTCAATCGCCCTGTTAATTATAGGGTATTTAACATATGGTAAATTTGTGGAAAAGGTTTTTGGTGCTAATACCAACAGGAAAACACCTGCCTTCAGTATGGCAGATGATGTTGATTATCTGCCAATGAACTCCAAAAAGAATTCATTGATTCAATTATTGAACATTGCCGGTGTTGGTCCCATTTTCGGTCCGATAATGGGTGCATTATACGGTCCTGTAGCATTTTTGTGGATTGTTGCTGGTGCGATATTTGCTGGTGGAGTTCATGATTATTTGACGGGTATGATATCACTTCGAAACAAGGGAGCACACTTGCCTGAATTAGCGGGAAAGTTCCTTGGAAAAGGTATGAAACATGTTGTAAACGCTTTTTCGGTATTATTGTTATTGCTGACAGGGACAGTTTTCGTAACTGCTCCGGCAACACTACTTCATGGTTTAACATCAAATTGGCTTGGAATGGGACTTATTGTTTTCGCCATTTTTATGTATTATATTTTGGCAACGATTTTACCGATTGATAAAATTATCGGCAAAGTTTACCCAATCTTTGGTGCATTGCTGTTAATCAGTGCTGCAGGTGTCGGAATCGGGTTGGTAGTAACCGGCGCACCAATCCCTGAAATAAATTTAACAAATATGCACCCTGATAATGCGCCTATTTTTCCGCTGTTATTCTTAACTATTTCATGTGGTGCATTATCCGGCTTCCATGCGACACAATCACCAATCATCTCACGTACTACGGAGAATGAAAGTCAAGGCCGCAAAATTTTCTATGGCATGATGATTGCCGAGGCTATTATTGCCATGATCTGGGCAGCTGCAGCTATGAGTATGTTTGGCGGTAATGAATTGAACGAAATCCTGGCTACTGGCGGCCCGGCAGCAATTGTAAGTGAAGTTTCGATCAGTATGCTTGGTGCAATTGGTGGTACACTAGCTATTCTTGGCATTATTGTTTTGCCGATTACTTCCGGTGATACGTCATTTAGGGGTTTGCGGATGATTGTTGCAGATTACTTTAACATTAGCCAAAAGAAGGTAATAAATCGTATTTTGGTAATGCTTCCATTTTTTGTTATATCTTTCGTTTTAACAAAGGTTGACTTTACCTTGCTGTGGCGCTACTTTTCATGGGCAAACCAATCAACGGCAATGATTGCATTGTGGGTTGGAGCGATGTATCTATTGCTGGCGAAGAAAAACTATTGGATTTCCTTTATTCCGGCGACGTTCATCACAATGGCAACAATGTCCTATATCCTATACGCAGAAATAGGATTTGGATTACAAATCAAAACGGCTAATATCGCTGCCGCGGTAATAACAGTCATTGTTATCGGACTATTTTACTTCTCAGCACAAAAACAACTAAAGAAAAATATAATACTTGACGATGGAATGGACAAAGCAGCGTGA
- a CDS encoding M20 family metallopeptidase gives MRTTKVDRVKRDYERAVKLTQQLVRIPSVYRPDEPGGNEEKAANFVADYLRNIEGIEVHVEEVAPGRPNVIGVIDSGKPGKTLLFEGHTDVVTEGDPASWTHDPFGADIIDGKMYGRGTNDTKGNLSCMITAVQSILEDKELFTGKIILCIPVDEESLMLGIKHFIERGWADDVDGAIICEPEENQVCVAQRGALRIKITVIGKMAHGAISWSGINPNWRMAKIITALEELEKSEQEIHGEHPYLKWPSITPTILQSPVSGDAQINVIPERCMTTLDIRTVPNQDHQDLIRKIENIFAKLKAEDKDFQVEYDVIEDRPATETAKDDPVVKAVYDAAREVLDKQPVYNGVPGATDGTFLHVHGVPIVTTGAGDRDIPHQINEYVEVEELGTTTKLYRTAALKFLNQEGNGNES, from the coding sequence ATGCGTACTACCAAGGTTGATCGTGTTAAACGGGATTATGAAAGGGCGGTAAAACTGACCCAACAGCTGGTTCGGATCCCCAGCGTATACCGGCCGGATGAACCCGGCGGCAACGAGGAAAAAGCGGCTAATTTTGTGGCAGATTATTTGCGGAACATTGAAGGAATAGAGGTGCATGTGGAGGAGGTTGCACCTGGCAGGCCGAACGTAATTGGAGTGATTGATTCGGGAAAACCCGGCAAGACACTCCTGTTTGAAGGACACACGGATGTTGTTACAGAAGGTGATCCGGCCAGTTGGACACATGATCCTTTTGGTGCTGACATTATCGATGGAAAAATGTATGGCAGGGGGACGAATGATACAAAGGGAAACCTGTCTTGCATGATTACTGCTGTTCAATCTATTTTGGAGGATAAAGAATTATTTACCGGGAAAATAATCCTGTGCATTCCAGTGGATGAAGAAAGTTTGATGCTTGGCATTAAACACTTTATCGAACGCGGCTGGGCTGATGATGTTGATGGGGCAATCATTTGCGAACCGGAGGAAAATCAGGTTTGTGTTGCACAAAGAGGGGCTTTGAGGATAAAAATAACCGTTATCGGGAAAATGGCCCATGGTGCTATTTCCTGGAGCGGGATTAATCCCAATTGGCGGATGGCAAAAATCATCACCGCATTGGAAGAACTGGAAAAGAGCGAGCAGGAAATCCATGGTGAGCACCCCTATTTAAAGTGGCCGAGCATTACACCGACAATATTACAATCGCCTGTAAGCGGGGATGCCCAAATTAATGTCATTCCGGAAAGGTGTATGACCACATTGGACATTCGTACGGTACCAAACCAAGATCATCAGGATCTTATCCGTAAAATCGAGAACATTTTTGCCAAGTTAAAAGCGGAAGATAAAGATTTTCAGGTCGAATATGACGTGATTGAAGACAGACCAGCGACTGAAACAGCAAAAGATGATCCAGTCGTAAAGGCTGTTTATGATGCAGCTAGAGAGGTCTTGGACAAACAGCCGGTATACAATGGTGTTCCTGGTGCAACAGATGGCACGTTTTTGCATGTACATGGGGTGCCGATTGTTACAACGGGTGCAGGAGATAGGGACATTCCCCATCAGATCAATGAATATGTCGAAGTTGAAGAACTGGGCACTACAACAAAACTATATCGCACTGCTGCACTAAAATTTTTGAATCAGGAAGGTAACGGAAATGAATCATAA
- a CDS encoding YhdT family protein: protein MKMAKKDRDSRFAVANREALLGCALAAFNIIWWYGFAYGMGSKPPEQYDYVFGFPAWFFYSCIVGFLVMVALVILVVKFVLKEVAFEDDEDDKGVNSA from the coding sequence ATGAAAATGGCGAAAAAGGATAGAGATTCTCGTTTTGCTGTTGCAAATCGTGAGGCATTACTGGGCTGTGCTTTGGCGGCTTTTAATATTATCTGGTGGTATGGTTTTGCCTATGGAATGGGTTCCAAACCGCCGGAGCAGTATGATTATGTATTCGGCTTTCCGGCATGGTTTTTTTATAGCTGCATCGTCGGGTTTCTGGTAATGGTTGCACTCGTTATCCTGGTGGTTAAATTTGTCCTGAAAGAAGTGGCTTTTGAAGATGACGAAGACGATAAAGGAGTGAATTCTGCATGA
- a CDS encoding aldehyde dehydrogenase family protein, with amino-acid sequence MKTIEMYVNGEWCKSSNEKWITVTDPSTGSELARIPRGQPKDVDSAVKAAKDAFESNAWRNIKPFERGRLLHEIAAKVNENRDELAELESTDVGKPLSQGYADIDAAIRYFEFYAGAADKVMGDTIPIEDGLLDYVVREPVGVTAHIVPWNYPIQILSRSVAAAIAMGNTVVVKSAEDTPLTANKIAEYFDQITIPKGVFNHVTGYGQEAGASLAAHPLIDHVTFTGSVETGTAVANRATSNVTPVTLELGGKSPNIVFADCDSEKALNGVMKAIIQNSGQTCSAGSRLLVEESFKDEFLDKLVTRFKQLSIGPALEDKDIGPILNEKQYNRVMHYLNIAEEEGTIVAGGKSAAPENGKNGYYMEPTIIDHVAPDSKLAQEEIFGPVLTVFSFNRVEDALELANSTEYGLVTGIWTQDISKAHLLASRIKSGQVFVNNYGAGGGIQMPFGGYKKSGFGREKGWIALYNYTQVKNVAIKYD; translated from the coding sequence ATGAAAACAATTGAAATGTATGTGAACGGCGAGTGGTGCAAGAGTTCTAATGAAAAGTGGATTACCGTAACAGATCCTTCAACCGGAAGTGAACTGGCAAGGATACCACGCGGTCAACCAAAGGATGTCGATTCTGCTGTGAAAGCTGCAAAAGATGCCTTTGAAAGCAATGCGTGGCGCAACATCAAACCATTCGAAAGAGGTCGGTTATTACATGAAATTGCTGCGAAGGTAAACGAAAACAGGGATGAGCTGGCAGAATTAGAGTCGACCGATGTCGGCAAGCCGTTATCACAAGGTTATGCGGACATTGATGCGGCCATTCGTTACTTCGAGTTTTACGCCGGGGCTGCGGATAAAGTAATGGGTGATACCATCCCAATAGAAGATGGTCTTCTTGACTACGTTGTCCGGGAACCTGTCGGCGTGACGGCACACATTGTTCCATGGAATTATCCCATACAAATATTATCAAGAAGTGTTGCCGCAGCGATTGCAATGGGAAATACCGTTGTTGTAAAAAGCGCGGAAGACACACCATTGACAGCAAACAAAATAGCTGAATACTTTGATCAGATTACCATTCCAAAAGGGGTTTTTAACCATGTTACAGGGTATGGTCAGGAAGCAGGTGCCAGTCTTGCCGCACATCCACTGATAGACCATGTGACATTTACCGGTTCGGTTGAGACAGGAACTGCTGTCGCAAATCGTGCCACGTCAAATGTTACCCCAGTTACGTTGGAATTAGGGGGGAAGTCGCCTAATATAGTTTTTGCCGATTGTGACAGTGAAAAGGCCTTGAATGGAGTGATGAAAGCAATCATTCAAAATTCCGGTCAAACTTGTTCTGCCGGGTCCAGGTTATTGGTTGAGGAATCATTTAAGGACGAATTTCTGGATAAGCTTGTGACCCGATTTAAGCAATTATCAATAGGTCCAGCTCTGGAAGATAAGGATATCGGTCCAATCTTAAATGAAAAACAGTACAATCGTGTCATGCATTATTTAAACATTGCTGAAGAAGAAGGCACTATTGTGGCAGGCGGAAAATCTGCTGCGCCGGAAAACGGTAAAAATGGTTATTACATGGAACCAACGATTATTGATCATGTTGCTCCAGACAGCAAACTGGCTCAGGAAGAAATTTTTGGTCCGGTACTGACGGTGTTTTCATTTAATCGTGTTGAAGACGCTTTGGAACTGGCAAACAGTACAGAGTATGGCCTGGTTACAGGGATTTGGACGCAGGACATCAGCAAGGCACATCTGCTAGCAAGTCGAATTAAATCCGGTCAGGTTTTTGTTAATAATTACGGTGCCGGCGGCGGGATCCAAATGCCATTTGGCGGATATAAGAAAAGCGGATTCGGCAGGGAAAAGGGATGGATTGCTTTGTATAATTATACGCAGGTGAAAAATGTTGCTATTAAGTATGATTAA
- a CDS encoding LytR/AlgR family response regulator transcription factor yields the protein MLKAIIIDDELYARVELKHLLSAYPSISVIDEAESGEKGLEKTLTQKPDILFVDIEMSDMSGMEMVVALENMKAPPKIVFATAYSDYAVKAFRYGAVDYLLKPFSNDEVAETVRRLEKMLQTETKDERGKEKLIGKLAVEEDGKIVYLSPEDIVYCTYQDRATVIYTNRNSYQAKVTLKELEAKLTDYSFYRTHKSFLVNLTEIEELVPWFNGAYELKLKSLETRIPVSRNYVKTLREQLEL from the coding sequence ATGCTCAAAGCGATTATTATTGATGATGAATTATACGCACGTGTTGAACTGAAGCATTTATTATCAGCATATCCTTCGATATCCGTAATAGATGAAGCGGAATCAGGGGAAAAGGGACTGGAGAAAACCTTAACGCAAAAGCCTGATATTTTATTTGTTGATATCGAAATGTCGGATATGTCCGGAATGGAAATGGTTGTCGCGCTGGAAAACATGAAAGCACCTCCGAAAATCGTTTTTGCAACGGCTTACTCCGATTATGCTGTTAAGGCCTTCCGCTATGGTGCGGTTGATTACTTATTAAAACCATTTTCTAATGATGAAGTTGCGGAAACGGTTCGGCGGCTGGAAAAAATGTTACAAACGGAGACGAAAGATGAGAGAGGTAAAGAGAAACTTATTGGAAAGCTTGCGGTGGAGGAAGACGGGAAAATTGTCTATCTCTCACCGGAAGATATTGTGTATTGCACCTATCAGGACAGGGCAACCGTTATTTATACAAACCGTAATTCCTACCAGGCGAAAGTAACGTTAAAAGAATTGGAGGCCAAGCTGACGGACTATTCATTTTATCGGACACACAAAAGTTTTTTGGTTAATTTAACGGAGATAGAAGAATTGGTTCCATGGTTTAATGGTGCATATGAATTAAAATTAAAGAGTCTGGAAACAAGAATTCCCGTAAGTCGTAATTATGTTAAAACACTTCGGGAACAGCTTGAGTTATAA
- a CDS encoding tartrate dehydrogenase, whose translation MNHKIAVIPGDGIGKEVMDEAIKVLEAINSHETIDINYDVFDWNSAYYLQHNRMMPHDGLDRLKGYDAILFGAIGDKRVPDHISVWELIMPIRKNFQQYVNLRPIKLLNGINSLVRTEADIDFTIIRENLEGEYSDAGGSMFHQEQRELAIQNTVMTRQGVNQIADFAFRYAREHGYNKVTNATKSNAITHVMTFWDKVVEEVAEQHQDIGYEKNYIDALAAYFVQRPHDFQVVVASNLFGDILSDLGSAIVGGLGITPSANINPEKNFPSMFEPVHGSSPDIAGKGIANPIAQIWSLALMLEHLGRKDLHDNVLTAIQSLLDDAEYLTPDLGGKATTNQAGDAIIKKLYN comes from the coding sequence ATGAATCATAAAATAGCTGTTATTCCCGGTGATGGGATAGGCAAGGAAGTTATGGATGAGGCAATTAAGGTTCTGGAGGCCATAAACAGTCATGAGACAATTGATATAAACTATGATGTTTTTGATTGGAACTCGGCGTATTATTTGCAGCATAACCGGATGATGCCGCACGATGGGCTGGACAGACTGAAAGGTTATGATGCTATTTTGTTTGGTGCGATTGGTGATAAACGGGTGCCGGATCATATCTCTGTTTGGGAATTAATTATGCCCATCAGGAAAAATTTTCAGCAGTACGTTAACTTGCGGCCTATTAAACTGTTAAACGGAATCAATAGTCTGGTACGTACAGAGGCGGATATTGATTTTACGATTATTCGTGAAAACTTGGAGGGGGAGTATTCTGATGCCGGCGGGTCCATGTTTCATCAAGAACAGCGGGAACTTGCCATTCAAAACACGGTAATGACCAGACAAGGAGTCAACCAGATAGCCGATTTTGCGTTCCGGTATGCACGTGAACATGGGTATAACAAAGTAACGAATGCAACCAAATCGAATGCGATTACCCACGTCATGACGTTCTGGGATAAAGTAGTAGAGGAAGTAGCGGAACAACATCAAGACATTGGCTATGAAAAAAATTATATTGATGCTTTGGCAGCATATTTCGTCCAGCGACCGCACGATTTTCAGGTTGTCGTCGCTTCTAATTTATTTGGCGATATTTTATCGGACTTGGGCTCTGCCATTGTTGGCGGATTGGGGATTACACCTTCAGCGAACATTAATCCGGAAAAAAACTTTCCATCGATGTTTGAACCGGTGCATGGTTCATCCCCTGATATAGCGGGAAAGGGAATTGCCAATCCAATTGCGCAGATATGGTCGCTGGCACTGATGCTGGAGCATTTGGGCAGGAAAGACCTGCATGATAACGTGCTCACAGCCATTCAGTCACTGCTGGATGATGCTGAATATCTGACCCCTGATCTGGGTGGAAAAGCAACAACCAATCAGGCGGGAGATGCCATAATCAAAAAACTTTATAACTAG
- the panF gene encoding sodium/pantothenate symporter has translation MNWGVIIPLLIFLVIIFLVGIWSNRKMAKGETFLSDYFLGSRELGGLVLAMTMVATYGSASSFLGGPGAAYSIGLGWVLLAMTQVATGYFVLLILGKKFAIVARRYNAVTLIDFLKERYKSVTVVLLAAISIIVFLFSAMAAQWVGGAYLIQSLTGISYISALFVFTISVLIYVIIGGFRAVAVTDTIQGIVMMFGTLVLLIAVIIAGGGISNIFSDLMAENPNLVTPYGQNGQLSSFYIASFWILVGVGVIGLPQVSVRAMSYKNSKSMHRALIIGTIVVGFIMLNMHLIGIFARPILPGIEVADKVIPFIALDVLPSWAAGIVLAAPLAAMMSTVDSLLLLVSSSVVKDVYINYIKPNASSEHVKRVSMGVTAVIGIVAFVLAIKPPDLLIFLNLFAFGGLEASFIWPLVLGLYWKFSNKYGAIASMLTGIGSYVAIHFYNEAYGNLLGVHTVTVPVFLSLIVFVLFSLLFKQQAYEFPEANIKKQA, from the coding sequence ATGAATTGGGGAGTGATCATTCCGTTATTGATATTCTTGGTGATTATTTTTCTTGTAGGGATTTGGTCGAACAGGAAAATGGCAAAGGGTGAAACATTTTTAAGTGATTATTTTCTTGGAAGCAGGGAATTAGGCGGTCTGGTGTTAGCAATGACCATGGTTGCAACATATGGGAGTGCATCCAGTTTTCTGGGAGGACCGGGTGCAGCTTATTCGATAGGACTTGGCTGGGTATTACTTGCAATGACCCAGGTTGCAACAGGTTACTTTGTTTTATTAATTTTGGGCAAAAAGTTTGCAATCGTTGCACGGCGTTACAATGCAGTTACATTGATCGATTTTTTGAAGGAAAGGTATAAAAGTGTAACGGTCGTTTTATTGGCTGCCATCAGTATCATCGTGTTCCTGTTTTCTGCCATGGCAGCGCAGTGGGTTGGAGGAGCATATCTCATTCAGTCTTTAACAGGTATATCCTATATTTCCGCTTTATTTGTTTTCACCATATCTGTTTTAATCTATGTCATTATTGGCGGGTTCCGGGCGGTTGCTGTCACGGATACCATTCAAGGTATTGTCATGATGTTCGGAACATTGGTGCTATTGATTGCAGTAATTATTGCAGGTGGTGGAATTTCGAATATATTTTCGGATTTGATGGCGGAAAACCCGAATTTGGTAACACCGTATGGGCAAAATGGACAACTTTCATCTTTTTATATCGCGTCCTTCTGGATTCTGGTCGGGGTTGGGGTTATTGGTCTGCCGCAAGTATCTGTCAGGGCTATGTCATACAAAAATTCGAAGTCGATGCACAGGGCATTGATCATTGGAACGATTGTCGTCGGGTTTATTATGCTGAATATGCACCTGATTGGTATTTTTGCGCGGCCGATTTTGCCCGGAATCGAGGTGGCGGATAAGGTTATTCCATTCATTGCACTGGATGTATTGCCGTCTTGGGCTGCAGGGATTGTTTTGGCAGCGCCACTGGCAGCAATGATGTCAACAGTTGATTCATTACTGTTGCTTGTCAGTTCGTCTGTCGTTAAAGATGTTTATATTAACTACATCAAACCGAATGCTTCCAGTGAACATGTGAAACGAGTCAGTATGGGAGTTACAGCCGTAATCGGAATTGTTGCCTTTGTTCTGGCCATAAAACCGCCGGACTTGCTCATTTTTCTGAACCTGTTTGCGTTCGGCGGACTGGAAGCATCCTTTATCTGGCCATTAGTCTTGGGGTTATATTGGAAGTTTTCGAATAAATACGGGGCGATTGCTTCGATGCTTACTGGAATCGGTTCCTACGTTGCGATTCACTTTTACAATGAGGCCTATGGAAATTTGCTTGGCGTTCATACTGTAACAGTTCCAGTTTTCTTATCATTGATTGTATTTGTGTTATTTAGCCTTCTGTTTAAACAGCAAGCATATGAATTTCCGGAAGCAAATATTAAAAAACAAGCGTAA